Below is a genomic region from Flammeovirgaceae bacterium SG7u.111.
GATATATTTATCAATTGCCCTGTTACTATAAATTGAGCTCCAAGTTTTTTGCCTTGTTCCACAACTTCGCCTTCTATAAAGCTTTCCCCTTTTTGAAGGTTTTCTTCTGAGAAAATATCATCAAAATTGGTGCGGTCTACTACGGTAAAGCGGTTCGAGCTTGTAAAAGCATCCACCACTATTTCGGTAATGCTGCTGGAATATCGGGAGGCGTTTCGGGCTTCGGAAGAGCCAAAGGTAGTTACCCCGATTATTTTCTTTCCCGGAGAAGTATCTTGGGAAAATGAAGGGGTTATTACAGAAAAAAGCAACAAGCAGAAAAATATATTTTTCATGAGTAGAGGTCGGTAGTCAAAGAAAGTATGCTAAAAGTTTTAGGTAGTATTGCTTACGAACCCTAGCAAATCTAGTTGCCATTCATTTGCAAAGGGCTCGTTTTAATCTAAAGTTTCCTGCCGACTTCTAGTTCTTACTAGTCTTTCGAAATGTATTGCTGAAGATCAATTTCTATTTTGTCGGAAATAACTACAGCCATAGGGTATTTTTTCTGTAGTTCTACGTATAGCCTATGGGCATCTAGTTTTGAAACAAAATTCCCAACTAATACAATGAAATTTGGTGGGTCATAGCGGAATTTTACATTGTTTCTACCATAATCTACCACAAGGCTTCTCTCTATGTCAGAGCCTTCCTTCCTGCCTTTGCCAGAGTAGACCATTACCTTATAACCTTGGGTGGTTTTTATTTCTTGGTTTTTACGGGCGATGAGCTCTAATTTATAATCAAGATCTTTGTTGATGGTATTTTCGGGTAAAACAGCCCTTTCGGTCACTACGGTATCTTCCTCTACCACCGTTTCTTCAGGTTCAATAGGCTTAGGAGCTACTTTTATTCTATACATTGAAAGGTCATCGTTAAACGGTCCAGTTGTAGTGGGAACTTTTGGTCCACACGAAGCCAACAGGGCAATGACCAAGAAATAAGGAATGAGTTTTAGATATCGCATTTAGCCAGTTTTTTTTAGCAAAACTACGCAGCTATTCTTACTTATCAAACTTGCAGGCTTTATTGGCAGCAAGTCTATTTTAGCTATTTGAATATTTTTCTCAAAATAATGCCAGCTATGATTCCGCCTACAAAGGTCTTTATCAGCTTCTTTTGAGGGTTTATAGGCATAAAACGAGTAAATTCGGCGGTGATTTCCACCATGCCAATCGGCTCTACTTGTATTCCTCCTCCGCCACCAAACCCAATACCCTGCCCTTCTACATCTACTTGTTCGTCACCAGCTCTGCTTTTGATCCACGGGCTTTTGCCCCAGCCTCCCCCAAACCCATATTTCACTTTCGAAACCGGAACCAATGTTTTTTCTTTAGATACAATGGGGGTGCCGAATACTGTATCTACTTTGCCAGTTGACTGGAATTTATCTATGATCTCTTTGAATGGGTTATCAGCTTGCATGTTTGCGAAAAGGTTTGGGTGGAAAAGTGAAAATACGGCGAGAAGGCTATTGTTTGCCCCCATCAAGATAAGGTTCATTCTGCTGATAACCCAGCAAACCTTTTCATTTTTTCCAAAAGGCTTGCTGGGCTTGTAATTCTACTTCCACCTTTTGTCTTTTAGGAGGGAGGCCATTCCTTTGTCTTTGTTGCTTTTGGCATAATCAATAGGTTTTTTGCCGTTCCTGTCTTTTATTTTAGGGTCAGCGCCCGCTTCCAAAAGCTTCTCGGTTATGTCGTACCTTTTTTCCTTGGCGGCAAAGTGCAGTATCGTCATCCTTTCACTAGTGAATTTGGCAGAAAGGTTTGCCCCGCTTTCTACCAATGCATTTACTGCAAGTAGTTGATCGGCATGGAGCGCACTGTAGAGTGGGGTTTGTTGAGCTTTGTTTAGCGCATTGAGGTCGGCATCGTACTCGGCCAGAAGGAGGATGATTTTATCATGGCCATGAAATGCCGCCACATGTAAAGGAGTGTTACGGAGCATATCCGTTACATTGGGGTCAGAGCCTGTTTCCAACAAGTTCTTTACTTGTTCATAGTTGTTTTTTTCAATTGCCTTAAACAAAATACCCGATTCGGCATCTTGGGCGCTTGCCGAAAATAGCCCAAGCGTGCTTACGAGTACGAACAAAATAATTTGCTTTAATTTCGAATTAAAAAAAGAAAGGGTTGACATCATTTTAGGTTTGAGTTACTTAGAAAAAAATAAATCGTAGTATGGAATCGATTGAACTTAGGTACAGTTATTTATCTTATTTTCTCAAAATGACCAATTGTTAAATAGGCTTTTGTGGAAAGCTAAGGGGCTTTAGCCGAATATTCCTTCACTAAAAATATTTTTTACTCCTTTGTCCACCAAAATATGGTATTTTTGCATTTAAGTAATTGTCTTTTTGGAAAGTGGACTTTATCTTATAACTAATAAAATCCACCAACAAGAGTGATTGCTAACTTTGTACGGAATTAAAATACTTTCGGTTATTGTGCAGAGAATTATTTTTCTTAAGCCTTATTGGTTTTCATTAACAACTATATGTTTACAAAATCTTTATCTTGTATATAGAGATAACCCAAACAACTTTTTTCCTTACCCAATATTCTACAACTACTTCGCCATTGCCTTGGCAAAAATTCAATCTTTCCCAACTAGCTTCTCAAACAAATGAAATGGCTGCTTTCAATTGAATACGGCTAGTGAAAAAATGAAAAGACAGATTAGATTATAGAAGATATATTGTACCAAACTCATCAGCTCAACTGAATTTATTATGAAAAAAATTGCAGTATTTGCAGTGATCCTTATGACACTGCTCCAGGCCAAACGAGTCAATGACTTTGCCCCAGAAAATCTAGGGCCAAATGTGAACTCTGAATATGAAGATCGCTCTCCTAGGATTTCTCCAGATGGGAATACCCTTTATTTCGCAAGAAATAACCATCCTCAGAACCCGTATTTTAGCCAAGTAGACGTAACCCAAAACATTTGGGTTTCAGAAAAAAATAGTGAGGGAGAATGGGGCGAGGCTCAGTTGATGACAAATGTGCTCAACAACGGCCCGGTCTCTTTTGTGACTAGTGTTCAGCCAGATGGTAACACCTTATTAGTTGGAGGGGTGTTTAAAAAAGGTGTTTATGAAGGTGGTGCAGGCTTTTCTATAACCCACCGCACTGAAAATGGCTGGACTCCTCCTGACCAAATTCAAGTTAAGGATTATCAGGAAATGGTGAAGGGACACAGGCACAACGCTCAAATGACCAACGATGGTCATGCATTGGTAATGAGCTTTAGCGAGGAGTCAGAAAGGACGGCCAACTACGATTTGTATGTGAGCTTTAAAAAGAAAGATGGTACTTGGCTAAGACCTAAAAATTTGGGTGAGATGATTAATACACCTGGTTTTGAATATTCTCCTTTTATGGCTGCTGATGGCAAAACGCTTTATTTCGCTAGTGATAGAGAAGGAGGTAAGGGAGGAAATGACTTCTATGTAACACATAGGTTGGACGAAACATGGGAGAATTGGTCGCCACCTAAAAATATGGGAAGCTACATCAACACCCTTGAAGATGAGACTTATTTTTGCTTAGATGCTTCGGGCGAGTTTGCCTACATAGTTTCAGACAACCATTCTTATGGAAAAGGTGATATTTTCAAGGTAATGCTGAAAGAGGAAGATAGGCCAGGTCCGGTTGTATTGGTAAAAGGAAAAGTCTTTAATGCAAGCACTAACGAGCCAATGAAAGCAACTATCGCTTACAATGATTTATTTGGCACAGTTGAACTAGGAAACGCAATTTCTAACCCAGAAACTGGGGAGTATAAGATTGTGTTGCCTTATGGTAAAAAATATGGCTTTGGGGCAAATGCCGAGGGTTTTGTGGCATCTTTCAGCAATGTAGACCTAAGCGATGTAAAGACTTATGAAGAAAAAACAGTGAACCTGTATCTGCATCCACTAGAAGAAGGTCAGACAATTAGGTTGAATAATGTATTTTTCGATACAGGGTTATTCGAACTAAAGCCAGAGTCAAACAACGAGCTGGATAAAATCTATAATTTATTGATAGAGAATCCTTCAATGGAGATTGAAGTAGCAGGGCATACAGATAACCGAGGCAACCCTTTTGACAACAAGGAGCTTTCTGAAAATAGAGCTAGCGCAGTAAGGAAGTATTTAATAGCAAAAGGCATAGCCTCAGAACGTGTTACTCCCGTAGGCTATGGTCATACCGTACCGCTTGTGCCTAATATTAATGAAGGAAACCGTCAGAAAAATAGAAGGGTGGAATTTACCATTTTGAAAAAATAAAAAGAATAGACGAGATCTATCTTCTTTACTAATGCGAAGGGGAGCCTAATTGGCTCCCCTATTTTTGTGCAATAGTTTTCATTGCCCAAATAATGTAAGTAGGCAAATGGACTTTTCTCAATACAACGTATTGTTTTTTTATAAAAAACCTTCTTAAAAACGATAGTATCGAACTTGTCCAGTTTTTGTCCATGACAAAAACTGTTCTATGTCCCAAACATTCTTTTTCTTCCCGCTTTCATTTTTTAGAAGCCCCCAGCACAGTTTTTTAGAATAGTAGGAATAGTTGAGGTTTTAGCTGCAAAGGGTTTTGTATAAAAAATATGATCATGAAACTAACAAAAAATTGACATGCAACCTTACAAAAGAAATGCCTTTGTTTATTCCACCATTGTTGCGCTTGGAGGCTTTGTGTTTGGGCTAGATGCGGCTGTTATCTCAGGCACAGTTCGGTTTATTACCCAAGAGTTTTCCCTTTCCGATCTTCAAGTAGGAACTGCTGTAAGTGCTCCTGGGTTAGGCGTATTATTTGCCCTTCCTCTGGCCGGATACATCAGCAATAAATTTGGTCGAAAAAAAGCTCTTCAAATAGTAGCAGCGCTTTACCTTGTTTCAGCAGTTTGTTCTGCTCTTGCACCAAGTTTTGTGGCATTAGTTGCTGCCCGTTTTTTAGGAGGTCTTGCATTTTGCTCTTTGTCTTTGGCATCTATGTACATAGGAGAAATTGCCCCACCTAAATGGAGAGGTAAATTGGTTTCCATGAACCAGATGAACATTGTCATTGGTTTGTCAGCAGCTTATTTTGTGAACTACCTTATTGTGCAAGCATCGGCTTCGGGCGCTACCTGGGTAGATACCTTAGGTATTAGCAAATATACCTGGCGCTGGATGCTCGGTTCGGAAATTATACCTGCATTAGCTTGGTTCGGTTTGCTCTTCATCATACCCAGAAGCCCATCTTGGTTGGTGTATAGCAATCGAATAGAAGAGGCAAAAAACTCCCTTCGAAAAATTTATCCAGAGAATGAAATAGCGCATCAGATTCAAGAAATGAAAGATAGTATGGGGAGCAGTAAGGCAGACGAGTCTATGCTTTCTCAGCTGAAGGAAATTTTGGGGAAACCGATGCGAACTACCTTAATTATTGGGGCTACTATTGCCATAGTGCAGCAAACTACGGGCATCAATGCCATTCTTTTTTATGCGCCTACGGTTTTTGAACAACTGGGCATAGGTACCGATGCGGCATTTATGCAAACAATTTGGGTCGGGCTAACTGGCTTGGTTTTCACCGCACTAGGTTTGTTGCTCATCGATAAAATAGGTAGGAGGCAGCTCACTATTTGGGGCTTGGTTTGGATCATGCTCAGCTTGGGCTTGTGTTCGTATGGCTTTATGGTTGCCCGTTACAAGCTCTCCGAAAAAAACATAACTGAGTTAATCGAAATCCCAAATGCCGAACGCTTGCTAAAAATTGCAGGGACAGAGTTCGCCAGCGATACGGAATATAAAAATGCGCTGAAAGAAGTGTTGGGTGAAACCGATGCGAGAGATCACTCGAGCGTATTGCTCCAAAAAGCGGCCAAGCTCAACCCAACGCTTATTTTAACTGGGATTTTGAGTTTTATAGCGGCCTTTCATTTTTCAGTAGGTCCTGTTTTGTGGGTGCTGCTATCTGAAATTTTCCCCATTTCCCTAAGGGGTATTGCCATCCCGATGTTTGCCCTCATTACCAGTATTACGAGCTACATCGTTCAGCAATTTTTCCCTTGGCAGCTTACCAATATGGGCGGGGCGTACATTTTTCTTTTCTATGCAATTTTAGTTTTTGTTGGCTTGGTGGTTTTATATCGCTATCTGCCCGAAACCAAAAACTTGACTATAGAAGAAATACAGTTAAAGCTTAAAAACCAATAAATAATCATGAGTAAAAAGTTAAGCGCAGCAAGCCTACGGGCTAAAAATTACGATAAAGGGCCAGAGTGGTATTGTGAAATAGTAACGAAGGAAATCACGGGCGACTTGGCAGTGAACGAAGATGGGATGGTGCGCCGTGACCCTAGTGCTGTTATAAAAGTAGGTGACCTTTACCATGTGTGGTACAGCAAATCCACAGGAAAAAGCTATGGCTTTGGAAGTGGGGATCTCGAAGCAAAAACATTTCCTTGGGATCAGTGCGATATTTGGCATGCAACCAGCAAAGATGGCTGGCACTGGGAAGAGGAAGGCGTAGCGGTTACACGTGGAGAAGCGGGCTCTTATGACGATAGAAGTGTATTTACCCCCGAAATTCTTGCCCACGATGGGAAATATTATTTGGTGTACCAAGTGGTAACATCGCCATACTTACGCCGCTCTTACGAGCATATTTCTTTGGCAGTGGCCGATTCTCCTTACGGACCTTGGGAAAAAGTACCCGGTCCTATTTTGGAAACTGCCCAAGACGGCGAATGGTTGGGTGAAGCCGACAACCGTTTTTTGGTGAAAAGCAAAGGGAGTTTTGATAGCCATAAAGTGCATGATCCCACGCTCATGTTTTTCAATGGGAAATTCTATTTGTACTACAAAGGCGAGCCAATGGGCGAAGAAATGTTTATGGGCGGAAGAGAAACCAAATGGGGCGTTGCTATTTCCGATAAGCCCGAAGGTCCTTATGTACGAAGCGAATACAATCCAATCACAAATTCTGGCCACGAAGTATGTGTGTGGCATTACAACGGAGGGATTGCCGCTATGCTAACAACAGATGGCCCTGAGCGAAATACGCTCCAGTGGGCGGAAGATGGCGTAAATTTCGAGATAATGGCGCACATAAAAGGAGCGCCCGAGGCTAATGGATTGTTCCGAACTCCCAACCACGACGATAACCCGCTTGAGGGATTGCGCTGGGGGCTTTGCCACGAAGTAACGGGGCAAGCTGGCTTCATGAAACGCTTTGAGGTAGATGAAGAAT
It encodes:
- a CDS encoding spore germination protein GerW family protein yields the protein MNLILMGANNSLLAVFSLFHPNLFANMQADNPFKEIIDKFQSTGKVDTVFGTPIVSKEKTLVPVSKVKYGFGGGWGKSPWIKSRAGDEQVDVEGQGIGFGGGGGIQVEPIGMVEITAEFTRFMPINPQKKLIKTFVGGIIAGIILRKIFK
- a CDS encoding OmpA family protein codes for the protein MKKIAVFAVILMTLLQAKRVNDFAPENLGPNVNSEYEDRSPRISPDGNTLYFARNNHPQNPYFSQVDVTQNIWVSEKNSEGEWGEAQLMTNVLNNGPVSFVTSVQPDGNTLLVGGVFKKGVYEGGAGFSITHRTENGWTPPDQIQVKDYQEMVKGHRHNAQMTNDGHALVMSFSEESERTANYDLYVSFKKKDGTWLRPKNLGEMINTPGFEYSPFMAADGKTLYFASDREGGKGGNDFYVTHRLDETWENWSPPKNMGSYINTLEDETYFCLDASGEFAYIVSDNHSYGKGDIFKVMLKEEDRPGPVVLVKGKVFNASTNEPMKATIAYNDLFGTVELGNAISNPETGEYKIVLPYGKKYGFGANAEGFVASFSNVDLSDVKTYEEKTVNLYLHPLEEGQTIRLNNVFFDTGLFELKPESNNELDKIYNLLIENPSMEIEVAGHTDNRGNPFDNKELSENRASAVRKYLIAKGIASERVTPVGYGHTVPLVPNINEGNRQKNRRVEFTILKK
- a CDS encoding sugar porter family MFS transporter produces the protein MQPYKRNAFVYSTIVALGGFVFGLDAAVISGTVRFITQEFSLSDLQVGTAVSAPGLGVLFALPLAGYISNKFGRKKALQIVAALYLVSAVCSALAPSFVALVAARFLGGLAFCSLSLASMYIGEIAPPKWRGKLVSMNQMNIVIGLSAAYFVNYLIVQASASGATWVDTLGISKYTWRWMLGSEIIPALAWFGLLFIIPRSPSWLVYSNRIEEAKNSLRKIYPENEIAHQIQEMKDSMGSSKADESMLSQLKEILGKPMRTTLIIGATIAIVQQTTGINAILFYAPTVFEQLGIGTDAAFMQTIWVGLTGLVFTALGLLLIDKIGRRQLTIWGLVWIMLSLGLCSYGFMVARYKLSEKNITELIEIPNAERLLKIAGTEFASDTEYKNALKEVLGETDARDHSSVLLQKAAKLNPTLILTGILSFIAAFHFSVGPVLWVLLSEIFPISLRGIAIPMFALITSITSYIVQQFFPWQLTNMGGAYIFLFYAILVFVGLVVLYRYLPETKNLTIEEIQLKLKNQ
- a CDS encoding ankyrin repeat domain-containing protein: MFVLVSTLGLFSASAQDAESGILFKAIEKNNYEQVKNLLETGSDPNVTDMLRNTPLHVAAFHGHDKIILLLAEYDADLNALNKAQQTPLYSALHADQLLAVNALVESGANLSAKFTSERMTILHFAAKEKRYDITEKLLEAGADPKIKDRNGKKPIDYAKSNKDKGMASLLKDKRWK
- a CDS encoding family 43 glycosylhydrolase — protein: MSKKLSAASLRAKNYDKGPEWYCEIVTKEITGDLAVNEDGMVRRDPSAVIKVGDLYHVWYSKSTGKSYGFGSGDLEAKTFPWDQCDIWHATSKDGWHWEEEGVAVTRGEAGSYDDRSVFTPEILAHDGKYYLVYQVVTSPYLRRSYEHISLAVADSPYGPWEKVPGPILETAQDGEWLGEADNRFLVKSKGSFDSHKVHDPTLMFFNGKFYLYYKGEPMGEEMFMGGRETKWGVAISDKPEGPYVRSEYNPITNSGHEVCVWHYNGGIAAMLTTDGPERNTLQWAEDGVNFEIMAHIKGAPEANGLFRTPNHDDNPLEGLRWGLCHEVTGQAGFMKRFEVDEELKGYFLRRETYE